CTGCTAAGTTTGTTCAATACCttgaaaattataatttgtttcaaaTGATGCAAGGCATCGTTTAACTTCCTCCTCTGTGGATGGCCAATGAATTGTCTGAGGCATTAAGTGCTCCACAATGGCTGTACTGAACAGGTGGACTGCACCATGAAAGGTGCCTATGCTCCAGTCAAAGCGCTTCACCAACTGCTTCATGCTTTCTCGTCCTGCCAGCCACCATAACACTCCCATCAGCTTGGAGTAGGGGCTAACTGTCCTCCCTGCTACTTTGAAACCCACCACCTCACAGAGCTCCTGGATCAAAAGAATCTTTGATAGcttaataaatctttaaaatccaTTACATTAAGACAGttaaattaacaaatgaaatgtaactgttttcatggaataaatgtttgttatctTAAACAGTCAGCTCAAAAAtcactaaagagaaaaaaaatgcttagttgaccccacccaccccccaaaaaaaaacaacaacaaaaaagcacagCTAAGGCCTATAGTGTGGAAGTCACCTAAAGATACTTGAATCTCACTTGTGGTATGACATAAAGAATGAGAATACTTTCATTTATTGCACTTTGTACAATACCTTTTCCCTCACTTTCTGAGATAAATATACAAGTacatgtaaaatttttaataacagGTACAGATAAATGAAAATCAGAGAAATTCATAAAACAACAGCTTGCattttgttgctattatttTAAAGTAGTGGGATCCctgataattaaaatatttatattcctaagaaaaggataaatattcccatgtcaaaaaaaaataaacaccataGTAGATTGGGttcaagaaagatttttaatcTGCACTGCAATTTCAAGCTGTTTTCATCAGTCATTCATTgggaagttttaaaaaaaaataaaagtcagacTGCAGAACCAGTATAAActtatctttttcctttctatGCTGGTTCTATagtctgtctgtccatgataggaatagtctgaacagtattgtccataTCTGTTCCTGAGTAATACAGGTATCAAGCAGAGAATTGGCTTCCTCTTGTTATCAGTAAATTGTCAGAAAATGCTTCCAGCAATTTGTCTatacaagaacattttttaaaatatgataagCATAGTAAAAATGAGCAAACCTGAAATGTACTTCGTTCCATGTGAAATGAGCTCTTAAAAGATGGGTCCCTGAAGTATGGTATTTTCTCGAGCTCCTTTTGCATAATCTGTGCATCTGTAAGGCCTGCATCATCAGAATCATGGTCTTCTTGTGCTAAATCTCCGAGCTCAAAATAACCTTCTTCAACCTCTCCTGTTCTCTTCTTGAGTTGCTTTAGCTTGCGTGGATTTTTTGATCGCCTCCACACTTTAGACTTTGGCTTTGGCTGCGCTCTTggttttttctgtctctccgcTGAACTTTTTTTCTTACGTGATTTTTGAACTGGTTGTCTGTAAGATACCAAACATCATCATTCAATGAAAACGGTTACATTTCATTTGTAAAGACATGCTAATCTACCAGCATAAAAAATAGATAATACCCATTTACAGATGAAAAACAGAACAATCTTTATGTCATTAGTACGTCAATTGTTGACATTATATTCTGCTTTTAATGCACATAATCTAAAAGACAATAAATTCCAAAAGGCTTGAATGCTCTGACTACTCCTTTTCAGAAGATTGTAAACATCAAGTACTTAAATACCAACCCATTTTCGTCAAGCTCAGCGACTTTGCGTTTTCTGGCAGATTTGCCACCGCCTTTACTTACTGCTCGGCGATTCACAAGAGCTCCGTATTTAATCGCTATGTGTCCGACGACCGACGACCGTATCCACGATTTCTTTGCAAGGTACTCAGCCTCTTTGTAGACTTGATTCCTATGGGTCTTATTGTCGGGATCATCTGCAAACTCTCCAAGGATAATGCCTATGGTTTCTGCTAGTAGAGAACATGCCTCTCGATtcatttgaagaaaatttttaaaaatatatgcttAAAAGTTTAGTAcgctgtattaaaaaaaaaattgtactcgACGCCTTCAATTATTCTCACTCGTCTTTAAACTTTATATGGTTCTATTCTTACACGGAGGATTTAAGATTCGTTGGCACGCAGGAACGGCCAAAATGCGTTTCTTGGACGtcgttttctttctgtattttctgaCGCATATTCCAATCGCCTTGTTGTTTGATTCTCAGGGGGTATTTCCTGAACAGTATTACCCCAAACTTGTACGTCTTTTTCTAGTCTATTTAAATTTTGTGCTATTAAGCTTTTACCCAGTTCTAGGAGGCCATCATTTTCGTGTACTCGGTTCGCATGCACTCCAACTCAGACTTTGCACGCCCAAGTTTTCGTTTCAGTTCGGTGCTGTTATTGTTGCGAGCAGTTAAAGAATATagcactaattaaaaaaaaaacaaaaccagaacgCACTGCAcatttgttgtatttgtgtaaCAGCAAAACTGGATAAATTTCTtcgataataatgataataaaaaaaaacccgtattattattattactagcgGCATTGTTTGGGGGAATGTGATTGGAGGAAGGCATTGTTCATTATTTGAACAACACCAAAAGACATGAAGACTGAAAAAATTGGGGTAAAGCAGCGCCCTCATCACAAAAGATTTATAAAACAGTGTGACAAAAGTCTGGCATCTCGGGAAAACTACAAAGCACGATAATCGGAGTGGGTACATGGAATGTATTGATTAAATACCATGTGTTAAACATGAAAGACATCACATTTTCCTTGAGAAGGAAAATACCTCAGTTTTTAATCCTAAATGGCACAGAGTCAAGCTCATTGGATAGGAAGCCCATGATCCAAGAATCATTACAACATCCTTCTGaactaaaagaaaatcttaatgtCATACAGTGATACTCTACAAAAATCAGTGGtgacaatgcagaaaaaaaaagtctgaatgCCAAACTGACTTTGTATGATGCATGTCATATGATTTGCATTTGCACTAGAAGGATGATAAAATATatgatttcatgttttttaagaaaatgtgcTTTGCCCAGATGACTGTCTTATCTCTTTTTAGCCAACTATTGAAAACTGTACAATCCAGggttgaaaatgtttttttttaaaaatatagcagAAAACAGAACCATACATGTTGCAAGAATATCATGATAATAACCGATAACATCAGGAAACTGGGGGCTATGACAAATGATGCATACAAATGGACAGTaagtatatacatacacaaaacactCCCAGCAGTAGTGTGCACATTTTTGCTTTAGACTACATTTGTACACATGCTTTCTTTGCAGCTTGTTGATACAAAGAAGTGGTACTGCCGAGAATTCAAGGACTCTCTGATGATTGATCCACCTTCAtggttttttgcttttcttctttgtgagGTTCTACTTcagtttccatttttctttgtgGCAACATACGCCTACCTCAAAGGTATTTACCCCAAACAGCAGTTGATATTTTCCACAATATATGATGTCATCTTGGTACTTACAGCTGCAAAGTTTCtagaagaaaagtaaatgaactcttttattttatgttgaacCTGTATAAGGAGAATGAGTTCTTCATATTTCAGCACTAACACACTAGTTACACAAGCATGCATAGTGCTTACCTTAAAATGAACCTCATGAAAGCAAACAGCAATATGTGTGGAAAATAGGGTTAGCTATGCAAAAGAGATTGCTAGTCTGATTGGTGTGCAAATATAAATTGCAACATGTTTTCTGTGCTGTTTGCAAGcaacttacaaaataatttttatagtcaTGCTTTaagaatattgtttatttaactACAAATTTGAGTTTTTTTGGAGAGAAAGGTGTTGGAGTATCTGTTATCTGTTGTAAGTTGAATGTCTATGCTTAACAAGaacatttgtaaaaacaaaaaaattgaaaaaggcTTGGGTTATATACACCTTAGATAGCTATTGAATAATTTGGACCACTATTATATCTAGAAGCACTGATATAAGTTTGCAAATTGATTATGCTGATTGCTAGAGCTAGTGAGTACAGTGGCAGCATATGAAGGAATAGTAAAGCATTCCTGTCTGTTTATTCTACATGTTTTCAtagtttaatattatttttgctattcTATCTTTATATCAATCAAGATTTcacagttgatttttttttatgtacaggTGCTGCAAAGTCTACATGGATTCGTATTCCAGTGATTATTTATTCAAGCCATGTGGTTACAACTCTTATAGCTATATTTTATCATATGCTGACCTCTGATTTCACCAATTCAAAGTACCCAGGGCCAGCAACGATGAAAGAACGCCTGACTCTAATGAGCATTTATTCCCCCTACTTTATTATACCATTGTTAAACCTGTGTGATGCTTGCTTTAGCTCAGCTTACAAggaggtgaaaaaaataaaacgacagTAGAATGCTTTTTTAACCTGTggtgagcttttttttttcttcattatttttatgtgcatgaAGAATTTTCATTcccttaaaaattatttttcttcaagaaaTCACATCatatgtgtataaaatatacatttctgCTGTTCAGATTATAATACCCCCTACAAAAAAGTTCAGCACAAGTACTACCTCAACTTATGGTTTGCTAACCATTTTGAAAAACCTATAATGAattgacaatttttaaattgaagTGTAATGCCCATAATTTGTTGCCAACTCAGCACACCATCAGATCACTCTAATCAAGCTAATAGACATCTAAAAAGCACTCACATGCATGGTACATGCCACTTATTAACCAACTAATCTggtaatgattttttaaaattagctATCATGCTTTATTAACACTTAACCATTAACCAAAAATCTGGCACTGATGCTAACAAACTGGCTGTCATGCTTTATTAACACTTTAGGTTTTGCCTCTAGGATGTATTGTTCTATCACTTTGTAAAAATTGCATGTTCTGAGCCTGTTTCTTTTGtcctgtttatttgttaggAAGATATTTCTTGCCTCCATCTTTTCCTTCAGaatatattctttttatctttcacatGCTTGAAATGCTTTATGCTGtactttattttgtacttttctgCTTTGTACCTTTTAAGTCCTATTATATGTTGCACTTATGGCATAGCTGCTCGTGATAAAAGATGGAcataaatgaaagcaaacatCCCACCTTGAGAGTTTTTGGTTTGCAGCTGAGGATGGGGATATGGTAACTTGCTTGATGGAGGGGAAGCTCTGTACCAGGGCACTTTTTATGATGATGAAAtggatttttaaataaagttttaatattttctgtatgaGACAAGTGGTTTTCTTGGCTTAAAAGTGTTAGAATGTGTAGGCTCTTGTATCTCACAGATCTTAAGATAGTCtgcttgcgtgtgtgtacaGATCATTTTTGCTCATTTTGTGTCCTATGGTTATGTAACaagtttttctgaaaaacaaattatcttcagTATGCAGTAGACATAACATTTCAAGGCTTTTATGCTTTCCAGAGTATTTAAAAACTGCTCCTTTCTTGTGCTCTGTTGCAGGCAtgcatacataaacaaaaaatatcaaggATTTGTGGCAATCATGTCAGAGTTGCTTTAATAACCTTGTACACCTGCAGCTTTCTCTGGGTTGCTGATACAAGGATAACATCATATGTGTGAGATGTTAAAAACACAAGATGGCTTATAGCATGTCCACATATTATTGTTCTGCATTGTTTAATCATGACATTCCACTGAACTGCTTATGAAGCAGCCAATCGTTAAACCACACCTATTACTACCTGGCTTTACACAAGTATATTTGCATCTTGGTTTCTTATGTTTTCCAAATTAttaaacaagaagaagaagtacCTTGACCTAACTTGACACCACTGAGGCAACAGCCAATGCAAGGAGTTTGAGCTTATGCCAATGAAGCAGTCAAAAGAGCTGCATATTTTTGTCATGTTACAGCACAAATGTACATCTCTCTGGTGTTTGCGGGAAATGATGTCTTCATCTCTTTCCAAATCTCAGATGTAACAATTGTGATGTTCAgagtgttttttaaataaattaatttctaAGAATTTAATTAATGAGGTTAACatagtcattaaaaattaataagaacATGCACAATTACACATCAGTAGGTAAATGTATCTTACAAATGTATTCACCATTATACAAATTTCtatcgcgcgcgcacacacacacacagaacccaGTCTACGGGATAGAGAAAACCTGCAAACATGTATCACCCAAAGAAAAGAATATCAAAACTGAGATACAAATCCAAATCACCTGATTCTCATTGCTTTTAACCTTGGCGTGTTAGCCACTGTGCCATGATCCGCTATATATTCGCAGATGGATTaggttttagtttagtttattctttgtcaCTCCTCTCCAGCgaacccagttttgggcaggaTCCCTCCTCGGTTGaacccatgtggttccgacatcATTTGCtcgctctctgctgttcttttccaaatctgctttggtctcctaactctcctcttcccctgagggttccagtcaagtgcctgcctggcaatggtgtcggctggtttgcgcagggtgtgtcctatccagtcTCGTTagctttttgatgttttggcTAGTGGCGTTccggttggttcttttccacaggctgctgctggagatcttttcaggccatcttatttccagaatatggcgaaggcatcggttgataaaggtctgcagcttgatgatgttgatggtgtttgtcactctccaggtttcagaaccatacagtacgacaactttcacattggtgttgaagatgcaggtcttactgcggaaggataatgctcgggagttccaaaTGGGACAtataggctgttgaaagcatgcctagccttgttgatgcagcttttaaTGTCATCATCTGCTTCACCATCCTTGTTGATAATGCTCTCCAGATATGTGAAGAGGTCTGTTTCCAGAAtattctctccttgaagttggattgggagttcctgctaattgttgttgattctcatcacttcagtcttctttctgttgacttttaaccagtcttctctgcttcctctgctagcttactcagtttggtttgtgcatgttgttgccgatgagataggagactaatgtcatctgcaaagtccaggtcctctagctgtttggtgaaggtccactggatatcattgttgttgtattgggttgtcttgcgcataatccagtctttgaccatcaggaagattgttggggATAATATTCAGCCCTGTCTTATGCCGGTCTTCATATTACGTAAGATTCAGTGAGTTTGGCATTGGGGATAACTTTGCAGGCCAAGTCTTCGTACAAgccctggataatgtttatgagcttagatGAAAtggtggatcatcagcctccggATGACGTCCTTGTTTACACTGCCAAATGCCTTctaaaaatccacaaaagttatgtagagggaggactgccaaTCAATAGACTGCTCAGTTATAATAGGGAGGATGGCAATTTGGTCAGTGCATGACTTATCCTGgagaaaccctgcttgttctggtctcagtctcatgtctagtgccttcttctgtctctctagaattacccttgaAATGACAGGATTTCTTGAGCGCATTTCCACGTATGATCACACAACTTAGAAACAGTCACAAGCGCCAATAAACGGACAAGGTAGATGAAGAATTGAATAGGAGCTGGATTAGGAAAGGTGTTTTGAGAGTGTTAAACGTAGAtacagtttgaaaagaaaagcagagaaCGACAAACGACGAGGCCAGACCAAGAGAAGGAGCGTATGGCGAGTGTGTTTCGTCTGGCGCATGCACAGACTGGAAGCTGATCAGTACAACCAAATCGGAGACCGCACAGGCTTTCGTTCTATGACTCTATGTGATCTCTGTAAGTTTGTGGGACTACGACTTGGGTAACAGGAGAGTTTGTCAGTAAGTCGAGACATACATGTATCTATGTTCGGGTGAGGCCTTGAAGACAACGGTACGTAGTTCAGATATGCGAGCTCGAATGGAGCATAATTGtacacagaagacaaaaagcCAAGAGGAGAGGTGTAGTGTCCGCTGTAtgccgacaaaaaaaaaattcgagtGGCATTATTGGATCAGGATCCCTTGAAGCGTGTCTGATATaggcatttatttttgtggggaTCGATGAAAGAGATCGAGTAAACCAACCGGTGCCTATTTCAACTGTTTTGGCAGAGACTATAGAATGACTTCAGTTTGGTCTTCAGTCACTTTTCGTCACATCAAACAACTGTACGAAGCCTCTACCCTTGCACGAGTGGCCTTGTCATAATGGTATTCTGTGACTGATGTGGCTACTGGCAGCAGTGTCAGGCTTTTTCAGATTTGGTTATTAATTACCATACAAGCACCAGCTTGTTCTCTTAGCTCTGCATTTCGTGTTCCTCGGTTCCCATCTCGCTCCCATTATGTTAGCTCTGACCCAAGGTCATATTTACAGAGCAGTTTACAGTTAGTGTGTCTGTTGTCATCAGCACTTAGAGAATGCCGAGTTGCAAGTAAAAAACTTCCAGTCCCTCACCTGAAACAAAACCCCAAATTATAAATGGCAAGTAGACTAAATGTAACACTGATGTCAGTGTTGATATTTAAATAAGCTACATTCATATCATGTGCCATTTTGAGATCCAGCAAAAACTATCCATTGTAAGTGGTTGTATTTGGGCTAGGAAATGGCTTTTTTTCTAGGTCAATGCAGTCAACTTATTGTTGCAAATGAAGTCCAAAACACAATACCCGGctgcagtgtttgtttgttagcGTTTTACATCGTCCCAGCAACTACAGTGGCTGCAGTGGATAAGTTTGAAAACTCAATAAAGGGTGGAACTGGTCCACTGATCCAAACGACAGGTCAAAACAAGAAGTGTGCAAACAAAAACGCTTTCGTTCAAAATCGAACACCTGTAGATTTTACAGCAGAAATTTATATCATTTCATCACTGGTATTTGAAGTTTTGGATAGtaatacagtgttccctcgctacttcgcggttcatatatcgcggattcactacttcgcggttttttttttgagtgaagtatccatcgatattttcgtgctgggaattatcgttctacaaaataccatagatacttcaacaggaaaaagacgaaaaatttagctatattagtatttctattaaaataccatggttattttgtagatagaaagaaagaaataattgtataacagaaatccattgctatgcgtaagcgacgagccatgattgttatctcccatctcgcagccagttagcatcagttttttgggttttctctgagtaaagttataatttttttacactaatttgttattgtactgtattaataccatgattactatattactttacactcacatgatattgttttacatgtatatattattattgcatgtatgtccctatttcgcggaaattcgtttatcgcggctgatcatagcacctatcccccgcgataaacgagggaacactgtatacttcaaaattttaattttgcaaaaaaaaagagataaaattaggaaaattagatgtcgtctgcaaaccaTACGTTACAAATCGCCCTTCCACCCAAGGAAATGGAAGAgtgatggtcgtggagggtttcatgcatgatgttctccaagaagatactGAGCAGCACAGGTGACAGGGGCGCCTTTGACGGACGCATACTGTCATGTTTAAGGAAGCTTCTATTTGATTATCCAAGAGCATGTTACAATACAGTCGATGGCTTGGACTGTAGACTCTCTTCGATGCTGAATTTTCGTTTCACATGCCAAAGCCCcttgtcaaaagcctttttaaagttCATGAAGTTGTGATAAAGATCCTGCTTACGTTGACGATGCTTCCCTATCAAGACGCGATAGTGAAAGATCTGTTCAACTGTGCTCCTacctgtttgctgtttccttttttttttcttctttttttttggcggGGGAAAGGAGGGATATGACTTGTATGCGTTCATTCTTTGCTTAAACAGACTTTTTGTCACAGAGCAATGAAGACCTTTAATTGTTACTTCATATTCACTCTGCatgagcagctcagctgggaCGTCAATGTCAGGCGACTTTCCTCCTTTCAGACTGTGTACCTCTCTTCAACCTCTTCCCGTGAGACTGGTGGGTCTGCATGTTCACTGGTtctagttttcctttttttttttttttgcttttgatttttaCGTACAGGCCATTGCGGTATCGGTTGAGTACAGCAGTGCTTTCTTAGCAGCTGGTAGGCCTTTTTTTCCTACCATCCTGTGCCTTTTCCTCCTCTATGGTCAAGGATTGGCCCTGATTCTGTTCTTCCTAGTTGCTTTCATCCATTACCTGATGGCacaattcacttctttgtatctGGACGTTGCTTCGAGTTtgattttcctttccttttctcaAGGATGTCGTTCGTGACCCAgggttctttcttcttcttttctttagaaGCCATCCCTAGCTCTTCCTAGGACCTAGGCTGTCGACAATAGCACCTCTATAATGTTCCAAGCAGTGTTTACATCACAGTTCACTAAGTTCAGTGCGGCGAATATACTTCCATCTGTGGACTTGAAGACATTCGGAACGTttgggtcttgcagcttctccaaatcaaatTCGGGGGAGGGGGTGTTTAAGGGGCGATTCCTCCTCAGATTTAACTTCAGGCTCGTTAAGACAAGATCATGGTCGCTGCATGTCTATATATCGCCGCTTCGTTTTAGCCTTGTTGATGGTGGATTTGTAGCGTCGAGGCAGAAAGACGAAGTCGATTTGGGTATGGATTAATCCATCTGGCGACTGCCAGGATGCTGTCCTTGATTTCTTGTAGGATATAAGGTGTTGGCTGTCAATGGCTCGACTGTGCAGACTCTATAGGAGTCTGGAGGCTCCCGTCGTTGGTTTCATCTATTTTACCCATCCATGCATGTTAGTCGCAGCATATATATACTTAATTGGACAATGGTGACATCGTGAGGCCCGGCAGTGATGCGAATTGAGATCAGCCGACTGGATATGCTGATGACAGCTCCGACCTCTTCTCTATCTACGCGGAAGCCCACGTCATGCGATCGTGTCTGGCGTCCTCCCTATTATACCAGAATTTATAGGCCCCGTAAGATCCCGTTTCCCCATCTGACCCACGCGCGTCTCACCTACGTTTAAGACAGAATCATGACAACCGAGGTGAAGGAATAAGATGGGCAGAAGCTGAAGATCCTATCAAACTCCTGCTTTCTTTTGGCTCAGTGATTAAATTTATCCTCCAGTTATGAACATGAATTTCtcttgaaatgttttctccGGTTTGAATTCTAATTCGTTTACGTTTACCCACACAAAGATTAAGAACTGCTTCATGTAGAAATCAAAATGAAGAATATATGGACATCAGTCACACGACACCGAGTTCAAAGAGGTGACTTAAACATGGCTGGTACGactgtctgtgtttgttgtatgtgtgtttattagAGTTCTTTGTGCAGGCGCATGTAAACAAAGCTGAGGCAACCAAAACCGAGAAGCTCGccaatgatgtttttttttaccccccGAGAACAGCACAAATCTGTTGATAATTGTGTGGTGTTCTGGAGAACAATAC
This window of the Pomacea canaliculata isolate SZHN2017 linkage group LG4, ASM307304v1, whole genome shotgun sequence genome carries:
- the LOC112562136 gene encoding sigma intracellular receptor 2-like produces the protein MVLFLHGGFKIRWHAGTAKMRFLDVVFFLYFLTHIPIALLFDSQGVFPEQYYPKLLVDTKKWYCREFKDSLMIDPPSWFFAFLLCEVLLQFPFFFVATYAYLKGAAKSTWIRIPVIIYSSHVVTTLIAIFYHMLTSDFTNSKYPGPATMKERLTLMSIYSPYFIIPLLNLCDACFSSAYKEVKKIKRQ
- the LOC112562134 gene encoding protein ALP1-like; the protein is MNREACSLLAETIGIILGEFADDPDNKTHRNQVYKEAEYLAKKSWIRSSVVGHIAIKYGALVNRRAVSKGGGKSARKRKVAELDENGQPVQKSRKKKSSAERQKKPRAQPKPKSKVWRRSKNPRKLKQLKKRTGEVEEGYFELGDLAQEDHDSDDAGLTDAQIMQKELEKIPYFRDPSFKSSFHMERSTFQELCEVVGFKVAGRTVSPYSKLMGVLWWLAGRESMKQLVKRFDWSIGTFHGAVHLFSTAIVEHLMPQTIHWPSTEEEVKRCLASFETNYNFQGVMGCLGACRLPLRLRSAKRGAPYRDPNGRPSILLQAVCDGTRRFLHVSAGWPGTTAEHAAFHESDLPGLLDKLPDYAQVLASRDYPVRNHVWIPFSQSAPMSDEMFYFNRLHAASMVALDRTTTLLKNTFQRLELLEMLPDKIPSVVLAACALMNFILEREEVIGEERFPVLSGSGFDGIPGSGASAGSAKKKKLVL